A single genomic interval of Corvus hawaiiensis isolate bCorHaw1 chromosome 5, bCorHaw1.pri.cur, whole genome shotgun sequence harbors:
- the LIN54 gene encoding protein lin-54 homolog isoform X4 — MEVVSAEVNSLLPEEIMDTGITLVEDDSIEAVIVSSPMGESIPMETELEEIVNISSASDSSATTTAAVTTESVPAPSSHSGDAALNTTAPSPDVNAAVKPAFPGGLHKLGAQTPVTISANQIILNKATDIKIGSQSIKPDGQKLIVTTLGKSGQPIVLALPHSQLPQSQKAVSQAQAGDSKVQGQQIKVVIGGRSEAKPVVGVSALTQGSQLINTAAQPSVLQSQQVKTVQAVKSAVQTITVGGVGTSQFKTIIPLATAPNVQQIQVPGSKFHYVRLVTATTASSSAQSASQNPSTNTQPLQQAKPVVVNATPVRMSVPIVPAQTVKQVVPKPINSTSQIVTTSQPQQRLIMPATPLPQIQPNLTNLPPGTVLAPAPGTGNVGYAVLPAQYVTQLQQSSYVSIASNTGFTGTSSVQSQARLPFNGIISSESANRPRKPCNCTKSLCLKLYCDCFANGEFCNNCNCTNCYNNLDHENDRQKAIKACLDRNPEAFKPKIGKGKEGESDRRHSKGCNCKRSGCLKNYCECYEAKIMCSSICKCIGCKNFEESPERKTLMHLADAAEVRVQQQTAAKTKLSSQISDLLTRPTPALSSGGGKLPFTFVTKEVADATCECLLAQAEQAEKMGKSKAAAERMILEEFGRCLMRVISSAGKSKGDPCAMNC, encoded by the exons ATGGAGGTGGTTTCAGCAGAAGTCAACAGCTTGCTCCCTGAGGAAATCATGGACACTGGCATAACTCTGGTGGAAGATGACAGCATCGAGGCCGTTATCGTGTCTTCGCCGATGGGAGAGTCTATTCCCATGGAAACAGAACTGGAAGAAATAGTGAACATAAGCTCTGCCAGTGACTCCTCAGCCACGACTACAGCCGCAGTCACCACGGAATCAGTTCCTGCGCCCAGCAGCCACTCAGGAGATGCAGCACTGAACACCACAGCCCCAAGCCCTGATGTGAATGCAGCTGTAAAGCCTGCCTTTCCAGGTGGCCTCCACAAACTTGGTGCTCAGACCCCTGTCACTATCTCAGCCAATCAGATTATTCTGAACAAGGCCACTGATATTAAAATAGGCAGTCAGAGTATTAAACCGGACGGGCAAAAGCTGATTGTAACAACTTTGGGCAAGTCTGGCCAGCCTATTGTTTTAGCATTACCCCACAGCCAGCTCCCGCAGTCGCAGAAGGCCGTGTCCCAAGCCCAGGCTGGAGACTCCAAGGTACAAGGCCAGCAGATCAAAGTTGTCATTGGAGGTCGGTCGGAAGCGAAACCTGTTGTGGGTGTCTCAGCTTTGACGCAGGGAAGTCAGCTGATAAACACTGCGGCCCAGCCCTCTGTCTTGCAGTCCCAGCAAGTAAAAACAGTACAG GCTGTGAAATCAGCAGTGCAGACCATTACTGTAGGAGGAGTGGGTACATCTCAATTTAAGACCATTATTCCTTTGGCAACTGCACCCAATGTTCAGCAGATTCAGGTACCTGGAAGCAAGTTCCATTATGTCAGACTCGTTACTGCCACAACAGCCAGTAGTTCAGCCCAATCTGCCAGTCAAAATCCCAGTACGAATACTCAGCCTCTTCAACAGG CGAAGCCTGTGGTGGTGAATGCGACCCCAGTGCGTATGTCAGTTCCCATAGTACCAGCACAGACTGTGAAACAG GTGGTGCCCAAACCAATCAACTCGACTTCTCAGATAGTCACTACTAGTCAGCCCCAACAAAGACTTATCATGCCagccactccactgccacagaTCCAGCCCAACCTCACCAACCTCCCCCCAGGCACTGTGCTGGCACCAGCCCCTGGCACGGGAAATGTCGGCTATGCAGTCCTTCCAGCTCAGTATGTCACACAG CTGCAACAGTCATCGTATGTATCTATAGCGAGCAACACTGGCTTCACAGGGACATCCAGTGTCCAGTCCCAGGCACGGCTGCCATTTAATGG aattatttcttctgAGTCTGCAAACCGCCCCAGGAAGCCTTGCAATTGTACTAAGTCTCTGTGCTTGAAATT GTATTGTGACTGTTTTGCAAACGGTGAATTCTGCAATAACTGCAACTGTACAAATTGTTACAACAACCTGGACCATGAAAACGATAGGCAAAAAGCAATAAAG GCCTGCCTCGACAGAAACCCTGAAGCCTTCAAGCCCAAaatagggaaaggaaaggaaggagaatcGGATCGGAGGCACAGCAAAGGGTGTAACTGTAAACGCTCGGGATGTCTCAAAAACTACTGCGAGTGTTATGAG gCAAAAATAATGTGTTCTTCCATATGCAAATGCATTGGCTGtaaaaattttgaagaaagCCCGGAGCGAAAGACATTAATGCATTTAGCAGATGCTGCAGAAGTCAGGGTCCAGCAGCAGACTGCTGCAAAGACCAAGTTATCTTCCCAGATCTCGGACTTGCTGACAAGGCCAACACCGGCACTCAGCAGTGGTGGTGGGAA GCTGCCCTTTACATTTGTCACCAAGGAGGTGGCCGATGCAACCTGTGAATGCctcctggcacaggcagagcaagCGGAGAAGATGGGCAAGTCCAAAGCTGCGGCAGAGCGCATGATCCTGGAGGAGTTTGGACGCTGTCTGATGAGGGTtatcagctctgcagggaagtcCAAAGGTGACCCTTGTGCCATGAACTGCTGA
- the LIN54 gene encoding protein lin-54 homolog isoform X3: MEVVSAEVNSLLPEEIMDTGITLVEDDSIEAVIVSSPMGESIPMETELEEIVNISSASDSSATTTAAVTTESVPAPSSHSGDAALNTTAPSPDVNAAVKPAFPGGLHKLGAQTPVTISANQIILNKATDIKIGSQSIKPDGQKLIVTTLGKSGQPIVLALPHSQLPQSQKAVSQAQAGDSKVQGQQIKVVIGGRSEAKPVVGVSALTQGSQLINTAAQPSVLQSQQVKTVQIAKKTRTPTSGPVITKLIFAKPINSKAVTGQTTQVSPVIAGRVFSQSAPGTPPKTITISESGVIGSSLSTTTQQTPNKIAISPLKSPNKAVKSAVQTITVGGVGTSQFKTIIPLATAPNVQQIQVPGSKFHYVRLVTATTASSSAQSASQNPSTNTQPLQQAKPVVVNATPVRMSVPIVPAQTVKQVVPKPINSTSQIVTTSQPQQRLIMPATPLPQIQPNLTNLPPGTVLAPAPGTGNVGYAVLPAQYVTQLQQSSYVSIASNTGFTGTSSVQSQARLPFNGIISSESANRPRKPCNCTKSLCLKLYCDCFANGEFCNNCNCTNCYNNLDHENDRQKAIKACLDRNPEAFKPKIGKGKEGESDRRHSKGCNCKRSGCLKNYCECYEAKIMCSSICKCIGCKNFEESPERKTLMHLADAAEVRVQQQTAAKTKLSSQISDLLTRPTPALSSGGGKLPFTFVTKEVADATCECLLAQAEQAEKMGKSKAAAERMILEEFGRCLMRVISSAGKSKGDPCAMNC; this comes from the exons ATGGAGGTGGTTTCAGCAGAAGTCAACAGCTTGCTCCCTGAGGAAATCATGGACACTGGCATAACTCTGGTGGAAGATGACAGCATCGAGGCCGTTATCGTGTCTTCGCCGATGGGAGAGTCTATTCCCATGGAAACAGAACTGGAAGAAATAGTGAACATAAGCTCTGCCAGTGACTCCTCAGCCACGACTACAGCCGCAGTCACCACGGAATCAGTTCCTGCGCCCAGCAGCCACTCAGGAGATGCAGCACTGAACACCACAGCCCCAAGCCCTGATGTGAATGCAGCTGTAAAGCCTGCCTTTCCAGGTGGCCTCCACAAACTTGGTGCTCAGACCCCTGTCACTATCTCAGCCAATCAGATTATTCTGAACAAGGCCACTGATATTAAAATAGGCAGTCAGAGTATTAAACCGGACGGGCAAAAGCTGATTGTAACAACTTTGGGCAAGTCTGGCCAGCCTATTGTTTTAGCATTACCCCACAGCCAGCTCCCGCAGTCGCAGAAGGCCGTGTCCCAAGCCCAGGCTGGAGACTCCAAGGTACAAGGCCAGCAGATCAAAGTTGTCATTGGAGGTCGGTCGGAAGCGAAACCTGTTGTGGGTGTCTCAGCTTTGACGCAGGGAAGTCAGCTGATAAACACTGCGGCCCAGCCCTCTGTCTTGCAGTCCCAGCAAGTAAAAACAGTACAG ATTGCGAAGAAGACTCGAACCCCAACTTCTGGCCCGGTGATCACCAAGCTGATATTTGCAAAACCAATCAATAGCAAAGCTGTTACAGGGCAGACCACTCAAGTGTCACCAGTCATTGCAG GTAGGGTTTTTTCACAgtctgctccagggacaccacCAAAGACAATAACGATCTCTGAGAGCGGAGTCATTGGATCATCTCTGAGTACAACAACACAACAGACACCGAATAAAATAGCTATCTCACCACTCAAATCCCCCAATAAG GCTGTGAAATCAGCAGTGCAGACCATTACTGTAGGAGGAGTGGGTACATCTCAATTTAAGACCATTATTCCTTTGGCAACTGCACCCAATGTTCAGCAGATTCAGGTACCTGGAAGCAAGTTCCATTATGTCAGACTCGTTACTGCCACAACAGCCAGTAGTTCAGCCCAATCTGCCAGTCAAAATCCCAGTACGAATACTCAGCCTCTTCAACAGG CGAAGCCTGTGGTGGTGAATGCGACCCCAGTGCGTATGTCAGTTCCCATAGTACCAGCACAGACTGTGAAACAG GTGGTGCCCAAACCAATCAACTCGACTTCTCAGATAGTCACTACTAGTCAGCCCCAACAAAGACTTATCATGCCagccactccactgccacagaTCCAGCCCAACCTCACCAACCTCCCCCCAGGCACTGTGCTGGCACCAGCCCCTGGCACGGGAAATGTCGGCTATGCAGTCCTTCCAGCTCAGTATGTCACACAG CTGCAACAGTCATCGTATGTATCTATAGCGAGCAACACTGGCTTCACAGGGACATCCAGTGTCCAGTCCCAGGCACGGCTGCCATTTAATGG aattatttcttctgAGTCTGCAAACCGCCCCAGGAAGCCTTGCAATTGTACTAAGTCTCTGTGCTTGAAATT GTATTGTGACTGTTTTGCAAACGGTGAATTCTGCAATAACTGCAACTGTACAAATTGTTACAACAACCTGGACCATGAAAACGATAGGCAAAAAGCAATAAAG GCCTGCCTCGACAGAAACCCTGAAGCCTTCAAGCCCAAaatagggaaaggaaaggaaggagaatcGGATCGGAGGCACAGCAAAGGGTGTAACTGTAAACGCTCGGGATGTCTCAAAAACTACTGCGAGTGTTATGAG gCAAAAATAATGTGTTCTTCCATATGCAAATGCATTGGCTGtaaaaattttgaagaaagCCCGGAGCGAAAGACATTAATGCATTTAGCAGATGCTGCAGAAGTCAGGGTCCAGCAGCAGACTGCTGCAAAGACCAAGTTATCTTCCCAGATCTCGGACTTGCTGACAAGGCCAACACCGGCACTCAGCAGTGGTGGTGGGAA GCTGCCCTTTACATTTGTCACCAAGGAGGTGGCCGATGCAACCTGTGAATGCctcctggcacaggcagagcaagCGGAGAAGATGGGCAAGTCCAAAGCTGCGGCAGAGCGCATGATCCTGGAGGAGTTTGGACGCTGTCTGATGAGGGTtatcagctctgcagggaagtcCAAAGGTGACCCTTGTGCCATGAACTGCTGA
- the LIN54 gene encoding protein lin-54 homolog isoform X2, whose protein sequence is MEVVSAEVNSLLPEEIMDTGITLVEDDSIEAVIVSSPMGESIPMETELEEIVNISSASDSSATTTAAVTTESVPAPSSHSGDAALNTTAPSPDVNAAVKPAFPGGLHKLGAQTPVTISANQIILNKATDIKIGSQSIKPDGQKLIVTTLGKSGQPIVLALPHSQLPQSQKAVSQAQAGDSKVQGQQIKVVIGGRSEAKPVVGVSALTQGSQLINTAAQPSVLQSQQVKTVQIAKKTRTPTSGPVITKLIFAKPINSKAVTGQTTQVSPVIAGRVFSQSAPGTPPKTITISESGVIGSSLSTTTQQTPNKIAISPLKSPNKLTVVSVASQPPNSPQKTVGVPLNVALGQQILTVQQSAPSSPGKAIVNHTTTQAVKSAVQTITVGGVGTSQFKTIIPLATAPNVQQIQVPGSKFHYVRLVTATTASSSAQSASQNPSTNTQPLQQAKPVVVNATPVRMSVPIVPAQTVKQVVPKPINSTSQIVTTSQPQQRLIMPATPLPQIQPNLTNLPPGTVLAPAPGTGNVGYAVLPAQYVTQLQQSSYVSIASNTGFTGTSSVQSQARLPFNGIISSESANRPRKPCNCTKSLCLKLYCDCFANGEFCNNCNCTNCYNNLDHENDRQKAIKACLDRNPEAFKPKIGKGKEGESDRRHSKGCNCKRSGCLKNYCECYEAKIMCSSICKCIGCKNFEESPERKTLMHLADAAEVRVQQQTAAKTKLSSQISDLLTRPTPALSSGGGKLPFTFVTKEVADATCECLLAQAEQAEKMGKSKAAAERMILEEFGRCLMRVISSAGKSKGDPCAMNC, encoded by the exons ATGGAGGTGGTTTCAGCAGAAGTCAACAGCTTGCTCCCTGAGGAAATCATGGACACTGGCATAACTCTGGTGGAAGATGACAGCATCGAGGCCGTTATCGTGTCTTCGCCGATGGGAGAGTCTATTCCCATGGAAACAGAACTGGAAGAAATAGTGAACATAAGCTCTGCCAGTGACTCCTCAGCCACGACTACAGCCGCAGTCACCACGGAATCAGTTCCTGCGCCCAGCAGCCACTCAGGAGATGCAGCACTGAACACCACAGCCCCAAGCCCTGATGTGAATGCAGCTGTAAAGCCTGCCTTTCCAGGTGGCCTCCACAAACTTGGTGCTCAGACCCCTGTCACTATCTCAGCCAATCAGATTATTCTGAACAAGGCCACTGATATTAAAATAGGCAGTCAGAGTATTAAACCGGACGGGCAAAAGCTGATTGTAACAACTTTGGGCAAGTCTGGCCAGCCTATTGTTTTAGCATTACCCCACAGCCAGCTCCCGCAGTCGCAGAAGGCCGTGTCCCAAGCCCAGGCTGGAGACTCCAAGGTACAAGGCCAGCAGATCAAAGTTGTCATTGGAGGTCGGTCGGAAGCGAAACCTGTTGTGGGTGTCTCAGCTTTGACGCAGGGAAGTCAGCTGATAAACACTGCGGCCCAGCCCTCTGTCTTGCAGTCCCAGCAAGTAAAAACAGTACAG ATTGCGAAGAAGACTCGAACCCCAACTTCTGGCCCGGTGATCACCAAGCTGATATTTGCAAAACCAATCAATAGCAAAGCTGTTACAGGGCAGACCACTCAAGTGTCACCAGTCATTGCAG GTAGGGTTTTTTCACAgtctgctccagggacaccacCAAAGACAATAACGATCTCTGAGAGCGGAGTCATTGGATCATCTCTGAGTACAACAACACAACAGACACCGAATAAAATAGCTATCTCACCACTCAAATCCCCCAATAAG CTAACAGTGGTGTCAGTGGCCTCCCAGCCTCCCAACTCCCCCCAGAAGACGGTGGGCGTCCCACTGAATGTAGCGTTAGGACAGCAGATCCTCACAGTGCAGCAGTCAGCACCCTCCTCCCCTGGGAAGGCTATAGTCAACCACACAACCACCCAG GCTGTGAAATCAGCAGTGCAGACCATTACTGTAGGAGGAGTGGGTACATCTCAATTTAAGACCATTATTCCTTTGGCAACTGCACCCAATGTTCAGCAGATTCAGGTACCTGGAAGCAAGTTCCATTATGTCAGACTCGTTACTGCCACAACAGCCAGTAGTTCAGCCCAATCTGCCAGTCAAAATCCCAGTACGAATACTCAGCCTCTTCAACAGG CGAAGCCTGTGGTGGTGAATGCGACCCCAGTGCGTATGTCAGTTCCCATAGTACCAGCACAGACTGTGAAACAG GTGGTGCCCAAACCAATCAACTCGACTTCTCAGATAGTCACTACTAGTCAGCCCCAACAAAGACTTATCATGCCagccactccactgccacagaTCCAGCCCAACCTCACCAACCTCCCCCCAGGCACTGTGCTGGCACCAGCCCCTGGCACGGGAAATGTCGGCTATGCAGTCCTTCCAGCTCAGTATGTCACACAG CTGCAACAGTCATCGTATGTATCTATAGCGAGCAACACTGGCTTCACAGGGACATCCAGTGTCCAGTCCCAGGCACGGCTGCCATTTAATGG aattatttcttctgAGTCTGCAAACCGCCCCAGGAAGCCTTGCAATTGTACTAAGTCTCTGTGCTTGAAATT GTATTGTGACTGTTTTGCAAACGGTGAATTCTGCAATAACTGCAACTGTACAAATTGTTACAACAACCTGGACCATGAAAACGATAGGCAAAAAGCAATAAAG GCCTGCCTCGACAGAAACCCTGAAGCCTTCAAGCCCAAaatagggaaaggaaaggaaggagaatcGGATCGGAGGCACAGCAAAGGGTGTAACTGTAAACGCTCGGGATGTCTCAAAAACTACTGCGAGTGTTATGAG gCAAAAATAATGTGTTCTTCCATATGCAAATGCATTGGCTGtaaaaattttgaagaaagCCCGGAGCGAAAGACATTAATGCATTTAGCAGATGCTGCAGAAGTCAGGGTCCAGCAGCAGACTGCTGCAAAGACCAAGTTATCTTCCCAGATCTCGGACTTGCTGACAAGGCCAACACCGGCACTCAGCAGTGGTGGTGGGAA GCTGCCCTTTACATTTGTCACCAAGGAGGTGGCCGATGCAACCTGTGAATGCctcctggcacaggcagagcaagCGGAGAAGATGGGCAAGTCCAAAGCTGCGGCAGAGCGCATGATCCTGGAGGAGTTTGGACGCTGTCTGATGAGGGTtatcagctctgcagggaagtcCAAAGGTGACCCTTGTGCCATGAACTGCTGA
- the LIN54 gene encoding protein lin-54 homolog isoform X1, producing the protein MSVPVPAITATATKMEVVSAEVNSLLPEEIMDTGITLVEDDSIEAVIVSSPMGESIPMETELEEIVNISSASDSSATTTAAVTTESVPAPSSHSGDAALNTTAPSPDVNAAVKPAFPGGLHKLGAQTPVTISANQIILNKATDIKIGSQSIKPDGQKLIVTTLGKSGQPIVLALPHSQLPQSQKAVSQAQAGDSKVQGQQIKVVIGGRSEAKPVVGVSALTQGSQLINTAAQPSVLQSQQVKTVQIAKKTRTPTSGPVITKLIFAKPINSKAVTGQTTQVSPVIAGRVFSQSAPGTPPKTITISESGVIGSSLSTTTQQTPNKIAISPLKSPNKLTVVSVASQPPNSPQKTVGVPLNVALGQQILTVQQSAPSSPGKAIVNHTTTQAVKSAVQTITVGGVGTSQFKTIIPLATAPNVQQIQVPGSKFHYVRLVTATTASSSAQSASQNPSTNTQPLQQAKPVVVNATPVRMSVPIVPAQTVKQVVPKPINSTSQIVTTSQPQQRLIMPATPLPQIQPNLTNLPPGTVLAPAPGTGNVGYAVLPAQYVTQLQQSSYVSIASNTGFTGTSSVQSQARLPFNGIISSESANRPRKPCNCTKSLCLKLYCDCFANGEFCNNCNCTNCYNNLDHENDRQKAIKACLDRNPEAFKPKIGKGKEGESDRRHSKGCNCKRSGCLKNYCECYEAKIMCSSICKCIGCKNFEESPERKTLMHLADAAEVRVQQQTAAKTKLSSQISDLLTRPTPALSSGGGKLPFTFVTKEVADATCECLLAQAEQAEKMGKSKAAAERMILEEFGRCLMRVISSAGKSKGDPCAMNC; encoded by the exons taCCTGTTCCGGCCATCACTGCCACAGCTACTAAAATGGAGGTGGTTTCAGCAGAAGTCAACAGCTTGCTCCCTGAGGAAATCATGGACACTGGCATAACTCTGGTGGAAGATGACAGCATCGAGGCCGTTATCGTGTCTTCGCCGATGGGAGAGTCTATTCCCATGGAAACAGAACTGGAAGAAATAGTGAACATAAGCTCTGCCAGTGACTCCTCAGCCACGACTACAGCCGCAGTCACCACGGAATCAGTTCCTGCGCCCAGCAGCCACTCAGGAGATGCAGCACTGAACACCACAGCCCCAAGCCCTGATGTGAATGCAGCTGTAAAGCCTGCCTTTCCAGGTGGCCTCCACAAACTTGGTGCTCAGACCCCTGTCACTATCTCAGCCAATCAGATTATTCTGAACAAGGCCACTGATATTAAAATAGGCAGTCAGAGTATTAAACCGGACGGGCAAAAGCTGATTGTAACAACTTTGGGCAAGTCTGGCCAGCCTATTGTTTTAGCATTACCCCACAGCCAGCTCCCGCAGTCGCAGAAGGCCGTGTCCCAAGCCCAGGCTGGAGACTCCAAGGTACAAGGCCAGCAGATCAAAGTTGTCATTGGAGGTCGGTCGGAAGCGAAACCTGTTGTGGGTGTCTCAGCTTTGACGCAGGGAAGTCAGCTGATAAACACTGCGGCCCAGCCCTCTGTCTTGCAGTCCCAGCAAGTAAAAACAGTACAG ATTGCGAAGAAGACTCGAACCCCAACTTCTGGCCCGGTGATCACCAAGCTGATATTTGCAAAACCAATCAATAGCAAAGCTGTTACAGGGCAGACCACTCAAGTGTCACCAGTCATTGCAG GTAGGGTTTTTTCACAgtctgctccagggacaccacCAAAGACAATAACGATCTCTGAGAGCGGAGTCATTGGATCATCTCTGAGTACAACAACACAACAGACACCGAATAAAATAGCTATCTCACCACTCAAATCCCCCAATAAG CTAACAGTGGTGTCAGTGGCCTCCCAGCCTCCCAACTCCCCCCAGAAGACGGTGGGCGTCCCACTGAATGTAGCGTTAGGACAGCAGATCCTCACAGTGCAGCAGTCAGCACCCTCCTCCCCTGGGAAGGCTATAGTCAACCACACAACCACCCAG GCTGTGAAATCAGCAGTGCAGACCATTACTGTAGGAGGAGTGGGTACATCTCAATTTAAGACCATTATTCCTTTGGCAACTGCACCCAATGTTCAGCAGATTCAGGTACCTGGAAGCAAGTTCCATTATGTCAGACTCGTTACTGCCACAACAGCCAGTAGTTCAGCCCAATCTGCCAGTCAAAATCCCAGTACGAATACTCAGCCTCTTCAACAGG CGAAGCCTGTGGTGGTGAATGCGACCCCAGTGCGTATGTCAGTTCCCATAGTACCAGCACAGACTGTGAAACAG GTGGTGCCCAAACCAATCAACTCGACTTCTCAGATAGTCACTACTAGTCAGCCCCAACAAAGACTTATCATGCCagccactccactgccacagaTCCAGCCCAACCTCACCAACCTCCCCCCAGGCACTGTGCTGGCACCAGCCCCTGGCACGGGAAATGTCGGCTATGCAGTCCTTCCAGCTCAGTATGTCACACAG CTGCAACAGTCATCGTATGTATCTATAGCGAGCAACACTGGCTTCACAGGGACATCCAGTGTCCAGTCCCAGGCACGGCTGCCATTTAATGG aattatttcttctgAGTCTGCAAACCGCCCCAGGAAGCCTTGCAATTGTACTAAGTCTCTGTGCTTGAAATT GTATTGTGACTGTTTTGCAAACGGTGAATTCTGCAATAACTGCAACTGTACAAATTGTTACAACAACCTGGACCATGAAAACGATAGGCAAAAAGCAATAAAG GCCTGCCTCGACAGAAACCCTGAAGCCTTCAAGCCCAAaatagggaaaggaaaggaaggagaatcGGATCGGAGGCACAGCAAAGGGTGTAACTGTAAACGCTCGGGATGTCTCAAAAACTACTGCGAGTGTTATGAG gCAAAAATAATGTGTTCTTCCATATGCAAATGCATTGGCTGtaaaaattttgaagaaagCCCGGAGCGAAAGACATTAATGCATTTAGCAGATGCTGCAGAAGTCAGGGTCCAGCAGCAGACTGCTGCAAAGACCAAGTTATCTTCCCAGATCTCGGACTTGCTGACAAGGCCAACACCGGCACTCAGCAGTGGTGGTGGGAA GCTGCCCTTTACATTTGTCACCAAGGAGGTGGCCGATGCAACCTGTGAATGCctcctggcacaggcagagcaagCGGAGAAGATGGGCAAGTCCAAAGCTGCGGCAGAGCGCATGATCCTGGAGGAGTTTGGACGCTGTCTGATGAGGGTtatcagctctgcagggaagtcCAAAGGTGACCCTTGTGCCATGAACTGCTGA